One Gammaproteobacteria bacterium genomic window carries:
- a CDS encoding DUF692 domain-containing protein, with amino-acid sequence MKAATDSRYPVSGAGLGLRRGLLRPLEESPPDNVDFFEVAPENWMAGSDQNGGELGGRLGRKFREFTERYPFVCHGLSLSVGGPAPLDEAFVKRVGTFLDTHGIRYYTEHLSYCSDDGHLYDLMPIPFTEAAVDYVAERIARVQDILGRRIGVENVSYYAAPGKEMEEIDFINAVLEKADCDLLLDVNNIIVNSINHRYDAESFLKALPRERVVYFHVAGHYVEAEDLRVDTHGSDVSDPVWELLDTAYAHFGPVPTL; translated from the coding sequence ATGAAGGCAGCTACAGATTCACGCTACCCCGTTTCCGGCGCCGGTCTTGGCCTGCGCCGCGGCCTGCTGCGACCACTGGAAGAGTCGCCACCGGACAATGTCGATTTTTTCGAAGTCGCGCCGGAAAACTGGATGGCGGGAAGCGACCAGAACGGTGGAGAGCTTGGTGGCCGGCTCGGCCGCAAGTTCCGCGAGTTCACCGAACGATACCCCTTCGTCTGCCATGGCCTGTCCCTGTCGGTCGGTGGCCCGGCACCGCTGGATGAAGCCTTCGTCAAGCGCGTCGGCACATTCCTGGACACCCACGGCATTCGCTATTACACCGAACACCTTTCCTATTGCTCTGACGATGGGCACCTCTACGACCTGATGCCAATCCCGTTTACCGAAGCGGCGGTGGATTATGTCGCCGAGCGCATCGCGCGGGTGCAGGACATCCTTGGTCGGCGCATCGGCGTGGAAAACGTGTCGTACTACGCCGCGCCGGGCAAGGAAATGGAAGAGATCGACTTCATCAACGCGGTCCTGGAAAAGGCCGACTGCGACCTGCTGCTGGACGTCAACAACATCATCGTCAACAGCATCAATCATCGCTACGACGCAGAGTCCTTCCTGAAAGCCCTGCCACGCGAACGCGTGGTGTATTTCCACGTGGCCGGACATTACGTCGAAGCCGAGGATCTTCGGGTCGACACCCATGGTTCGGATGTTTCCGATCCGGTCTGGGAGCTGCTCGACACGGCCTATGCGCATTTCGGCCCTGTCCCGACCCTG